The following are from one region of the Natronosporangium hydrolyticum genome:
- a CDS encoding CmcI family methyltransferase, with amino-acid sequence MWRGRQGSEDARQPGSLYGNVIAALTAAAASAATERARGYYRDLLERTVRAGTLDHPARYTPARQRVGARSYLRRQVSVDTYACSQGVAEPLRWRGRRLLKGVWDLAIYGQLLQELRPRTIVELGAGPGASALWFADQAIGLGIDCHVVSLDRSPPPAVRGRPSVTYQYCDLEGDLAMLVAALRRRPAATPLLVVEDAHVAIPAVLSCVDAELDRGDYLVIEDSEGKQAELVAFLEKAQRDYYVDNMLCDRFGVNAASAMNSIFMVGPPER; translated from the coding sequence ATGTGGCGCGGCCGGCAGGGGAGCGAGGACGCGCGCCAGCCAGGAAGCCTCTACGGCAATGTCATCGCCGCGTTGACTGCGGCGGCTGCGAGCGCAGCTACCGAGCGTGCCCGCGGTTACTACCGCGACCTGCTCGAACGGACGGTACGGGCCGGGACGCTGGACCATCCGGCGAGGTATACCCCCGCTCGGCAACGGGTGGGCGCTCGGTCGTATCTGCGGCGTCAGGTATCCGTGGACACCTACGCCTGCAGCCAAGGGGTTGCCGAGCCGCTGCGTTGGCGCGGACGGCGCCTTCTCAAGGGCGTATGGGACCTCGCGATCTACGGCCAACTTCTGCAGGAGTTGCGGCCACGGACAATTGTCGAACTCGGAGCTGGCCCCGGCGCGAGTGCGCTCTGGTTCGCCGATCAGGCTATCGGACTGGGAATCGACTGCCATGTCGTCTCCCTGGACCGTTCGCCGCCACCGGCGGTCAGAGGGCGACCCAGCGTGACATACCAGTACTGTGATCTTGAGGGTGACCTGGCCATGCTCGTGGCTGCGCTACGCCGACGCCCGGCCGCCACGCCGCTGCTGGTGGTGGAGGATGCCCATGTCGCCATCCCGGCTGTGCTTAGCTGCGTAGACGCCGAACTCGACCGGGGCGACTATCTGGTGATTGAGGACAGCGAGGGCAAGCAGGCTGAACTTGTCGCCTTTCTGGAGAAGGCCCAGCGGGATTACTACGTTGACAACATGCTGTGCGATCGGTTCGGCGTTAACGCCGCATCGGCGATGAACTCAATTTTCATGGTCGGCCCTCCGGAGAGGTGA